A genomic window from Methanobacterium sp. BRmetb2 includes:
- a CDS encoding orotate phosphoribosyltransferase translates to MSGPAQDKLKNDLIELLKEEEVVKFGKFKLSSGKSSDFYVDMKKAITDPEILFKIAEIITKEINANEIDKIAGPALGAVPIATAVSLYSKIPLLMIRKAKKGYGTSKLIEGQLNKDDLVVVVEDVTTTGKSLLKAVEAIRANGGIVKTAYVVVDREEGASENLKNADVNFKPLISIRNMN, encoded by the coding sequence ATGTCAGGGCCGGCTCAAGATAAACTAAAAAATGATTTAATTGAACTCTTAAAAGAAGAAGAAGTTGTAAAGTTTGGTAAATTCAAACTTTCATCTGGTAAATCTAGTGATTTTTATGTGGACATGAAAAAAGCTATAACTGACCCTGAAATACTCTTTAAAATAGCAGAAATAATAACAAAAGAAATTAATGCCAATGAAATTGATAAAATTGCCGGCCCAGCACTGGGAGCTGTACCGATTGCCACTGCAGTATCTCTTTACTCAAAAATTCCTTTATTAATGATAAGAAAAGCAAAAAAAGGTTACGGAACTTCAAAACTTATCGAAGGTCAGCTTAACAAAGATGATTTAGTGGTGGTGGTAGAAGACGTTACTACCACTGGTAAATCCTTACTAAAAGCAGTTGAAGCTATTCGGGCCAATGGGGGAATAGTTAAAACAGCATATGTTGTAGTTGATCGTGAGGAAGGTGCTTCTGAAAATCTTAAAAACGCAGATGTAAATTTCAAACCCCTAATCTCAATTAGGAATATGAACTGA
- a CDS encoding ribonuclease VapC, which produces MKKKVYVLDSSAFIGGFCSQKKPNFTTPEVIGEVKDVKSNLFLQSAVNEGKIQIKNPDKESTVKLNGIIKTSGDVVRLSSVDKNIIALALTLKKEKFEPTVVTDDYSMQNVLKILEIPYRSVLTEGITEIYNWIKICKGCKKRYASDYKFDECEICGSPIIKKRIKIQ; this is translated from the coding sequence ATGAAGAAAAAAGTTTATGTTTTAGATAGTTCTGCATTTATCGGAGGATTTTGTTCACAAAAAAAACCCAATTTTACAACACCCGAAGTAATTGGGGAAGTGAAAGATGTTAAATCCAATCTTTTTTTACAATCAGCGGTCAACGAAGGAAAAATCCAAATAAAAAATCCAGATAAAGAAAGTACAGTGAAATTAAATGGAATAATTAAAACATCTGGTGATGTTGTCAGACTTTCCAGTGTTGATAAAAATATCATTGCCTTAGCTTTAACTTTAAAAAAAGAAAAATTTGAACCAACTGTTGTTACTGACGATTATTCTATGCAGAATGTCCTAAAAATTCTTGAAATACCTTACAGAAGTGTATTAACTGAGGGCATCACAGAGATTTATAATTGGATAAAAATTTGTAAAGGATGTAAAAAGAGATATGCTTCGGACTATAAATTTGATGAATGTGAAATATGTGGTTCTCCAATTATTAAAAAAAGGATAAAAATTCAGTGA
- a CDS encoding orotate phosphoribosyltransferase, whose product MEVKGICTICGKAAKLYTCSFCGSLVCQECIDSKRGVCKLCQGRLKIN is encoded by the coding sequence TTGGAAGTTAAAGGAATATGTACAATTTGCGGTAAAGCAGCAAAACTTTACACATGTTCTTTTTGTGGCAGTTTAGTCTGTCAGGAATGTATTGATTCAAAAAGAGGAGTATGTAAATTATGTCAGGGCCGGCTCAAGATAAACTAA
- a CDS encoding photosystem reaction center subunit H, translating to MRLKEEIIGKEVLDSSATVIGSVKDVEVNLETRKIEALVLGKGGLSEGLGLSKGETIVPYDMVKQIGDKILLKSSIEEESSMEF from the coding sequence ATGAGGCTTAAAGAAGAAATAATTGGAAAAGAAGTATTGGATAGCTCTGCAACTGTCATTGGCAGTGTAAAAGATGTGGAAGTTAACCTCGAGACAAGAAAAATAGAAGCATTAGTTCTCGGGAAAGGAGGGCTTTCAGAAGGCCTTGGATTATCAAAAGGAGAAACGATAGTTCCTTATGACATGGTAAAACAGATTGGTGACAAAATTTTATTGAAGTCCAGCATTGAAGAAGAATCTTCAATGGAATTCTAA
- a CDS encoding sodium:solute symporter — protein MMDILILSIVIVLYLLLIGYVGYLAWKRTKSSEDFMVAGRKTHPYIMALSYGATFISTAAIVGFGGTAGVYGLGLLWLTFLNILVGIFIAFVFFGKKTRKMGHNLGALTFPEFLSKRFDSKFIQYFSGLVIFLGMPLYASAVLIGISRFIETTLNLDYNIALIGMAVIIAVYVIFGGIRGVMYTDAVQGTIMFFGMAFLLITTYVLLGGVDNAHQALTNMASLVPPSAAATGSTGWTTMPTLGSPFWWTLVSTLILGVGIGVLAQPQLAVRFMTVKSNRELNRAVLVGGIFILMMTGAAFIVGALSNVYFFQTTGQISIAAAGGNMDKIIPLFITLAMPAWFAYLFMVTLLSAAMSTMSAQFHVQGTALGRDIYETIFKKKGETGSSVMIARAGIIVAVALAVILAYISPPGVVAQATSIFFALCAAAFLPMFICAVFWKKATKAGAIAGLITGTFTSLFMLAFIHKKEAAALGISKALFGTDTLITSLPWPVVDPIVIALPLALIVTIVVSLLSKPPVEQHIEKCFKGI, from the coding sequence ATTATGGATATATTAATATTAAGCATTGTTATAGTGTTATATCTTCTTTTAATTGGATATGTAGGCTACCTGGCATGGAAAAGAACAAAAAGTTCTGAAGATTTTATGGTAGCTGGTCGAAAAACCCACCCATACATTATGGCTCTTAGTTATGGGGCTACTTTTATCAGCACAGCTGCAATTGTTGGATTTGGAGGTACTGCAGGTGTTTATGGGTTAGGATTATTATGGTTGACATTTTTGAATATTTTAGTGGGAATATTCATAGCATTCGTATTTTTCGGTAAAAAAACTCGAAAAATGGGACATAATTTAGGAGCATTAACATTTCCTGAATTTTTATCAAAGAGATTCGATAGTAAATTTATTCAATATTTCAGCGGACTGGTCATATTTTTGGGGATGCCTTTATATGCTTCGGCAGTTTTGATAGGTATTTCCAGGTTCATTGAAACGACGCTTAATCTGGATTATAATATTGCTTTAATCGGTATGGCAGTTATAATAGCTGTTTATGTTATTTTTGGAGGTATTAGGGGAGTAATGTACACTGATGCTGTACAGGGTACCATAATGTTTTTTGGTATGGCATTTTTATTGATCACAACCTATGTTCTATTAGGTGGAGTGGACAATGCTCATCAGGCACTTACTAATATGGCAAGTTTAGTACCGCCTAGTGCTGCTGCAACTGGAAGTACTGGCTGGACTACTATGCCCACGTTAGGAAGTCCTTTCTGGTGGACTTTAGTCTCAACATTGATATTAGGTGTGGGAATAGGTGTACTGGCACAACCGCAACTGGCTGTTCGATTTATGACTGTTAAATCGAACCGTGAATTAAACCGGGCAGTATTGGTTGGAGGAATATTTATACTTATGATGACAGGTGCCGCATTCATTGTTGGGGCATTATCCAATGTATATTTCTTCCAAACAACTGGTCAAATTTCAATAGCTGCTGCAGGAGGAAACATGGATAAAATAATCCCATTGTTTATTACCCTGGCCATGCCTGCGTGGTTTGCATATCTGTTTATGGTAACATTGCTCTCAGCAGCAATGTCCACTATGAGTGCCCAGTTCCACGTACAGGGGACTGCTCTTGGAAGAGATATATATGAAACCATATTTAAAAAGAAAGGTGAGACAGGTAGTTCTGTTATGATTGCTAGAGCAGGAATTATTGTTGCAGTTGCGTTAGCTGTTATTCTGGCCTATATATCACCTCCAGGCGTAGTTGCACAGGCTACTTCAATATTTTTCGCACTCTGTGCTGCAGCGTTCTTGCCAATGTTTATATGTGCTGTTTTCTGGAAAAAAGCTACAAAAGCTGGTGCAATCGCCGGACTAATCACCGGAACTTTTACCAGCCTATTCATGTTGGCATTTATCCACAAAAAAGAGGCTGCTGCTTTAGGTATATCTAAAGCACTTTTTGGCACGGATACTTTAATAACTTCCTTGCCATGGCCGGTGGTAGACCCCATAGTAATAGCGCTGCCTTTGGCTTTAATTGTAACTATTGTAGTTAGTTTACTATCTAAGCCCCCAGTTGAACAACATATTGAAAAATGTTTCAAGGGAATTTAA
- a CDS encoding methanogenesis marker 2 protein produces the protein MDLNTIVDSVKEFEGVTRKKPIKRITQILDEVYNISGKVVLSFGDDASAIDIGNGKLLLLAADGMWGKLMEADPHWAGYCSVLVNVNDIAAMGGKPLAMVNVLAISNEEIANEVMEGIKEGVKKFGIPMVGGHVHPDTPYDALDVSIAGIINKGDEITSCDAKVGDKIIVGIDLDGRQHPKFKLNWDTTTHKTPELVQAQIVAMNTIAKKQLVTAGKDISNPGILGTLGMLLEASDVGAKVKLDEIPRNETVGWIEWLKLYPGAGFVLTAEENMVDECINILEEVNVTSNVVGEIIMDKKLYLSYNNEEKIVFDFKKDDIMGVKEKKS, from the coding sequence TTGGATTTAAATACAATTGTAGACTCTGTTAAAGAATTTGAGGGAGTTACAAGAAAAAAACCTATAAAGAGAATTACTCAGATTTTAGATGAAGTTTATAACATTTCTGGAAAAGTTGTTCTTAGTTTTGGAGATGATGCATCAGCAATAGATATCGGAAATGGTAAATTACTTCTTTTAGCTGCAGATGGAATGTGGGGAAAGTTGATGGAAGCAGATCCACATTGGGCAGGGTATTGTTCTGTTCTGGTGAATGTCAATGACATAGCTGCCATGGGAGGAAAACCATTGGCAATGGTGAACGTGCTTGCTATAAGTAATGAAGAAATTGCTAATGAAGTGATGGAAGGTATAAAAGAAGGGGTAAAAAAATTTGGAATTCCAATGGTAGGAGGTCATGTTCACCCTGATACTCCTTATGATGCACTTGATGTATCCATTGCCGGAATAATTAATAAAGGTGATGAAATAACCAGCTGTGATGCAAAAGTAGGGGATAAAATAATAGTGGGAATAGATCTGGATGGAAGACAGCATCCTAAATTCAAATTAAACTGGGATACAACTACTCATAAAACTCCAGAATTGGTTCAAGCTCAAATCGTCGCAATGAATACCATTGCTAAAAAACAGTTGGTAACTGCAGGTAAAGACATTAGTAATCCCGGAATATTAGGTACTCTGGGAATGCTTCTTGAAGCATCTGATGTGGGTGCTAAAGTTAAACTTGATGAAATTCCACGTAATGAAACTGTTGGCTGGATAGAATGGCTTAAACTTTATCCTGGAGCTGGTTTTGTGCTGACTGCTGAAGAAAATATGGTTGATGAATGTATCAATATATTGGAAGAAGTTAATGTAACTTCTAATGTGGTTGGAGAAATTATAATGGATAAAAAACTTTATCTATCCTATAATAATGAAGAAAAAATTGTTTTTGACTTTAAAAAGGATGACATAATGGGTGTTAAGGAAAAAAAATCCTGA
- a CDS encoding molybdenum cofactor biosynthesis protein, whose product MPSESMNQHKKSAPSHIKVGIITLSDSKYQDFLESKNTDVSGDIIEKSLKENGHSVVRSIIPDDAEDLLKTINQLVERETVEVIISTGGTGIGSRDITIENLEKIFEKELNGFGEIFRHKSYEELGSGAILSRATAGVYKRTLIIALPGSPNAVKTGLNIILDELGHLVKHLKE is encoded by the coding sequence ATGCCTAGTGAAAGTATGAACCAACACAAAAAAAGTGCCCCTTCACATATCAAAGTAGGTATCATAACTCTTAGTGACTCTAAATATCAAGATTTCCTTGAATCAAAAAATACAGATGTTTCAGGAGATATTATAGAAAAATCTTTAAAGGAGAATGGTCATTCAGTAGTCCGTTCAATAATTCCGGATGATGCTGAAGATCTATTAAAAACGATTAATCAACTAGTAGAAAGGGAAACTGTTGAGGTAATAATATCCACTGGTGGTACAGGTATTGGAAGTAGAGATATCACCATTGAAAACCTGGAAAAAATTTTTGAAAAAGAATTAAATGGATTTGGAGAAATTTTCAGACACAAATCTTACGAGGAACTTGGAAGCGGAGCCATCTTAAGCAGAGCCACTGCTGGAGTTTATAAAAGAACGTTGATTATAGCACTCCCTGGATCGCCAAATGCAGTTAAAACTGGACTGAATATAATATTAGATGAATTAGGACATCTGGTTAAACATTTAAAAGAATAA